The Abyssisolibacter fermentans genome segment TAACTTCAGTAATTCCAATAAAGGATTTTAACAACGAAGAATCTTTAGTCTTTGCTACTAAGAATGGTATTATTAAGAAAACAGATTTAAATAAATTTAAAAATATAAGAAAAAATGGTTTAATTGCAATAACTCTAAAAGATGATGATGAGCTTATCAAAGTTATAAAAACAGATGGTAATGGAAAATTGATTATAGTTACTCAAAATGGTATGTCAATAACCTTCAAAGAAAGCCAGGTTAGGGACATTGGTAGAACGGCAATGGGAGTTAAAGCAATAACACTTAATGAAAATGATAAGGTTATATCTATGGATTCAGTAGAAGATGAAAAAAATCTTTTAGTTATAAGTGAATATGGATATGGTAAAAGAACTTCTTTATCAGAATATAGAACACAGACAAGAGGCGGTAAAGGAATTAAAACTTATAATATAAGAGAGCATACTGGAAAATTAGTAACAACAACAGTAGTTGATGATAATGATGAAGTAATGTTTATAACTTTAGCAGGAGTTATAATAAGAATTAAAACATCAGAAATATCAAAAATAGGAAGAAATACTCAAGGTGTCAAATTAATGAATGTAGGTGAAGGAGATAAAGTTGTATCCTTAGCAATAACAACAAATGAAGAAGATGAAAGTGAAAACAAAGAAGAAAACAAAGAAGAAGAAGATTCAAATACAAATGAAAAATTAGATGAAAAATAAATTACCTAGGGTTATTTAAAAATTAAGCAGTAAACTAAATTTTAGTTTAGAGTTAAATACATTATGTGGAGGAAGAATAAGTAATATGTTCATATAATAGTTTTCTGCTAATAGTATTTAATTTTCTATAAATAACTTGAGGTTAGTTAGTAAAATTGGCACAATAAAATTACTCAATGATTAATTGAGGATGAATTGTGCCATATTTATATAATTAATTATTTAAATATAGAATATAGTAGATATAAAAAATAAATATTTTTGAGGAGGAAAAAATATGTCTTTAAATATAAATAAATATAAAAGTGATAATTCTTATATTTTAGAACCTATAGGGGAGATAGATATTTATACATCCATTGAATTTAAAAAAGTTCTTTTAGAAACTATAAAAGCTGAAAAAACTGATATTATCATTGAATGTAAAAACTTAGAATATATAGATAGCACAGGATTAGGAGTATTAATTAGTGGTTTGAAAAAAAATAAAGAATACGATAAAGATATTATTATAAAAAATATAAAAAATAGTATAAAAAAGTTATTTGAAATAACTGGCTTAAATAAAGTGTTCATTATAGAAGAGGAGTGTTAGTATGAATTCAAACAAAAGTTATGATAGTATAAAAATGATTTTAAAGAAAAAACCTGAGTATGTAAGTATTATTAGAATTACAGTGTCGTCAATTGCAAATAAGATGGGTTTTAACATAGAAGAAATTGACGATATAAAACTTGCTCTAGGTGAAA includes the following:
- a CDS encoding STAS domain-containing protein; translation: MSLNINKYKSDNSYILEPIGEIDIYTSIEFKKVLLETIKAEKTDIIIECKNLEYIDSTGLGVLISGLKKNKEYDKDIIIKNIKNSIKKLFEITGLNKVFIIEEEC